Proteins from one Flavobacterium sp. N2038 genomic window:
- a CDS encoding nuclear transport factor 2 family protein, translated as MRIYVVLALLLVGLVSNAQQQDVQKTIESFFEGFHQKDTIKLKLVCSDKIILQSISESKTKGNKLSDETAKELYKSIASIPASMKFQEKILSYNIQIDGGMAHVWAPYEFYLNDKLSHTGVNTFTLFKEKDTWKIIYLIDTRRK; from the coding sequence ATGAGAATATATGTTGTATTAGCTTTATTATTGGTTGGTTTAGTTTCAAATGCGCAACAACAGGACGTGCAGAAAACTATCGAATCTTTCTTTGAAGGATTTCATCAAAAAGACACAATTAAACTCAAATTAGTGTGTTCTGATAAGATTATTTTGCAATCTATTAGTGAAAGTAAAACTAAGGGAAATAAATTATCTGATGAAACAGCAAAAGAACTCTATAAATCTATTGCTTCAATTCCTGCCAGTATGAAATTTCAGGAAAAAATTTTAAGTTACAATATTCAAATTGATGGTGGGATGGCACATGTTTGGGCTCCGTATGAGTTTTATTTGAATGATAAATTAAGTCATACTGGTGTAAATACTTTTACTTTGTTTAAAGAAAAAGATACATGGAAAATTATTTACTTAATTGATACAAGAAGAAAATAA
- a CDS encoding S8 family serine peptidase, producing the protein MKKKLLSVFMLLLAIHLWSQKGSDLDYTISVNGHKITTTANFKQQFKAKKSTSKQNPATEYTLLQFTKILSVEEQEKLKSQGITLLSYLSNNAYYAAINSDFYNKNSVSDNIRTAITIDPKYKLDPMIVDNAIPDYATEGINGIKVVISYFKGVDAKVISQDLASLFLRDSKNDTTFNEVYVQASKEKLEEIAKFNWVQNIELVAAPVESDNKPGVSSHKANILGSSISGLGYGLTGKGVKIGVWDGNLEQHKDHTGRVINREYQSNSSHGDHVSGTIGGAGLLDPKARGMAPEVQMFGWNFNTQSNGLTVQQERVIAANQDGIELTSNSFGVNLTSGYNTGRYNVGDRGDDNVTTLFPYLLTIYSNGNAQTAYPGGFNTSTKNSKNALHVAANNPDDLISSYSSFGPTIDGRLVPQIAAVGTDVYSLDYSNSYQIMSGTSMATPGTTGTVALLYERYKNIYGTKPLASLMKALVANTAKDAGNPGPDYKYGFGNLNGLRAVKALDNKMFYTGTVANGTSFEKEIVVPAGLVGLKVMLAYSDVQGTPGASSIQVNDLDIKIVKDGVTTLPWVLNPTTPNVNAVRGVDNMNNIEQVTLDHPGAGTYKIIVTGTKVPLSTQEFSVVYDYVAPELILTYPVGGEKFNTETTEYIRWDYEGEAKNFTIEYSVDGGVTYQLIANGVPSAARNFAWKVPAGIVANAKIRVSAGAKVDVSTAVFNIITEPKNLVIAPSACGVSSYKMDWDPIAGAKYEVLKMNGYKFDVVATVTDPTYTFANVTPGDDNWFSVRTVDITTGIVSERVRAINVEPVSAPVLSAVTLPFSENFDARKATNYVFSKGTTGVVKYEYINPTFLDGAKMAGSGDVSSSPWVASTAVNAFANNPNYIKKVSFCDIDATSLAGKSIRVKFNMIWNSVGPANKNFFRLTVNGAPLNSHENVGVYGGAVLSGSKELIYDLSAYAGTTFSIAFESVIDNDVIVVSNDNVYSSVFIDNVSIFEATATDLELSSLTSNIGLTAAETVKVKVYNHSPVAISNIPVSYKINGGAEVIETIPGPVNPLSEVTYDFVQKADFSVPGVYNVIGKVNYPDDAVIANNTINKVVQNVGSDIVMGSKALETTCSAIFTDDGTRYGNYGDQLTKVITFKPDTAGSSINVNFTDFDLEQDYDYLYVYNGPTTSSPLMGAFTGSNLPASLTSTATGGELTFRFVSDQIENGRGWVADITCVAKPLVNDAAIASIVTPEVLGKKTSTHDVTIRVTNLGPNDLINYPVFYQVNGETKVTDVVPAIGAYATVSFTFATKADLSTIGATYTIKSGVDVADDNAANDTREKIVYNRNELPVHTNTDGYAISKLKWNDVVNNSGTTAYSDFKNIKIPVYAGFTYQPEVTITKPETPITRDQSASAVGVFTMIVIDLNGDGNLTDEFYAGTFWVNTVPASVLPIIASTTSTHYFRNNFTLTGGLTIPAGTTSGEKLMRVIHMFRSPSEYYNVNLGPTFDGLTSSRSDFEVEEYTINVLPYTAANASVESIVAPIKPGNAPVSVTALIRNYSNTAIANFPVAYRINNDAEVIQNFTASIAAGGTANFTFTTKADLGVPGDYTIAVYTKLPGDTDPTNDSKSISLSHAANYPVNVTGTFDGVNDFIKTDVTPALNLTNNYTYELWVNQSKPSVFGRLLDKSTALVFIHNNNNLATYKENSLVISITTAGGSYVINTGVNSIKQNTWHHIAYSVSAANVYAVYIDGVSVPFTSTGTAGAAASNSGAAAYIGNNAGLARGLIGNIDEVRIWAGVRNQATIAANAMTKYVGNEPGLLAYYSFSEGDKQFVYDSTISDNTAVVTNADTDGVGAGKFWNKPVLLQKIEFANQLSSSYDAATKTFSVLLNDGADITTAVANYSLGMKSIAIINGITQVNGVTPNDYTSPVTLTVAGVGFNTGILETYTIKVITGLSNESKLLTYDFKTASNPGLAQEINTDIVGNNASKTVPFGYNVSNLIADFSVSPGAELYVDGVKQLNSKVTASDYRNSLFVTVVSENKLSQTNYAVTINAKNAEASILNYTVANQVGATVIDPIAKTVKVLVNNNANLSALVPNFQLSDFATLRIGTYLQNSGVTTLNYTAPVVYNVTAQNGTIEYWTVTIEAAKPTITLLGDAIVSIDKGCVFTEPGYTATDNLNADISASVIVSGSVDVNTTGQYVITYTAKDALQNQSVVSRTVNVSATNCTLGLPENTIKGFVLHPNPVVEGKVYIETASGSSKNILISDMSGKKLISVQTDKKEVNVSGLSRGVYIIKVEQDGNTAIQKLIIK; encoded by the coding sequence ATGAAGAAAAAACTACTTAGTGTATTTATGTTATTACTGGCCATTCATTTGTGGTCGCAGAAAGGATCTGATTTAGATTATACAATTTCAGTAAATGGACATAAAATTACTACTACAGCAAACTTTAAACAACAGTTTAAAGCAAAGAAAAGTACAAGTAAACAGAATCCTGCAACGGAATATACGTTGTTACAGTTCACAAAAATTCTTTCAGTAGAAGAACAGGAGAAGTTAAAATCTCAAGGAATAACTTTATTGAGTTATTTATCTAATAATGCTTATTATGCAGCGATAAATTCTGATTTTTATAATAAGAACAGTGTATCTGATAATATAAGAACGGCAATAACAATCGACCCTAAATACAAATTAGATCCAATGATTGTGGATAATGCAATACCGGATTATGCTACAGAGGGTATAAATGGAATTAAAGTGGTTATTAGCTATTTTAAAGGTGTAGATGCTAAAGTTATTTCGCAGGATTTAGCGAGTCTGTTTTTAAGAGACAGTAAAAATGATACTACTTTTAACGAAGTTTATGTTCAGGCAAGCAAAGAAAAACTGGAAGAAATAGCAAAGTTTAACTGGGTACAAAATATCGAGTTAGTTGCTGCTCCGGTTGAAAGTGATAATAAACCGGGTGTGAGTTCGCACAAAGCAAATATTTTGGGTTCTTCAATTTCTGGGCTAGGTTACGGATTAACAGGTAAAGGGGTGAAAATTGGTGTTTGGGACGGAAATCTTGAACAGCATAAAGATCATACAGGAAGAGTTATAAATAGAGAGTATCAATCAAATTCTTCACATGGTGATCACGTTTCAGGAACAATTGGTGGTGCCGGTTTATTAGACCCAAAAGCGAGAGGTATGGCACCAGAAGTGCAAATGTTTGGATGGAATTTTAACACACAATCTAATGGTTTGACAGTTCAGCAGGAAAGAGTAATAGCTGCTAATCAGGATGGTATCGAACTTACCTCAAATTCATTTGGAGTAAATTTAACTTCAGGGTATAATACCGGAAGATACAATGTAGGAGATCGTGGAGATGATAATGTTACCACTTTGTTTCCTTATCTTTTAACGATTTATTCTAACGGAAATGCTCAAACAGCTTATCCTGGAGGGTTTAATACATCGACAAAAAATTCAAAGAATGCTTTGCATGTTGCTGCAAACAATCCAGATGATTTAATTAGTAGTTATAGTAGTTTTGGACCTACTATAGATGGTCGTTTGGTGCCTCAAATTGCTGCAGTTGGTACAGATGTATATTCTTTAGATTACAGTAATTCGTATCAGATCATGAGTGGAACATCAATGGCTACACCTGGAACAACGGGTACAGTGGCTTTACTTTATGAAAGATATAAAAATATTTATGGGACAAAACCTTTAGCATCCTTAATGAAGGCTTTGGTAGCAAATACTGCAAAAGATGCTGGGAATCCTGGTCCTGATTACAAATATGGCTTCGGTAATTTAAATGGTTTGCGAGCAGTTAAAGCTTTGGATAATAAAATGTTTTATACCGGAACTGTCGCAAATGGAACCAGTTTTGAAAAAGAGATTGTGGTTCCAGCCGGCTTAGTTGGTTTAAAAGTTATGCTTGCTTACTCTGATGTACAGGGAACTCCTGGTGCAAGTTCGATTCAGGTAAATGACCTGGATATTAAAATTGTAAAAGACGGAGTAACTACTTTGCCATGGGTTCTAAATCCAACTACGCCAAATGTAAATGCGGTACGTGGAGTTGATAACATGAATAATATTGAGCAGGTAACTTTAGATCATCCTGGAGCCGGAACATATAAAATTATTGTTACAGGTACAAAAGTTCCTTTGTCAACTCAGGAATTTTCTGTTGTGTATGATTATGTAGCTCCTGAGTTAATTTTGACTTATCCTGTAGGTGGAGAAAAATTTAACACAGAAACTACAGAGTATATTCGTTGGGATTATGAAGGCGAAGCAAAAAACTTTACAATTGAATATTCAGTAGATGGTGGAGTGACTTACCAGTTAATAGCAAATGGCGTTCCTTCAGCCGCAAGAAATTTTGCATGGAAAGTACCTGCGGGTATTGTGGCTAATGCAAAAATAAGAGTTAGTGCTGGTGCAAAGGTAGATGTTTCTACTGCAGTTTTTAATATTATTACGGAACCTAAGAATTTAGTTATTGCACCTTCTGCATGTGGCGTTTCTTCTTACAAAATGGACTGGGATCCAATTGCAGGGGCAAAGTATGAAGTTCTTAAAATGAATGGTTATAAGTTTGATGTTGTTGCAACAGTAACCGATCCAACATATACTTTTGCTAATGTAACTCCGGGAGATGATAACTGGTTTTCGGTGCGAACAGTAGATATTACAACCGGAATTGTTTCCGAAAGGGTAAGAGCTATAAATGTAGAGCCAGTTTCTGCACCAGTACTTAGTGCGGTAACGCTTCCATTTTCAGAAAATTTTGACGCAAGAAAAGCAACTAATTATGTATTCTCTAAAGGAACAACTGGTGTTGTGAAATATGAATACATAAACCCAACATTCTTAGATGGGGCAAAAATGGCGGGATCAGGCGATGTGTCTTCATCTCCATGGGTAGCAAGTACAGCTGTTAATGCTTTTGCAAACAACCCAAATTATATTAAAAAAGTATCTTTTTGTGATATAGATGCAACAAGTCTTGCTGGAAAATCAATTCGTGTAAAATTTAATATGATTTGGAATAGCGTTGGACCAGCAAATAAAAACTTTTTCAGACTTACAGTAAATGGAGCTCCTTTAAATAGCCATGAAAATGTGGGAGTTTATGGAGGAGCTGTTTTGTCAGGAAGTAAAGAGTTAATCTATGATTTATCTGCTTATGCAGGAACAACATTTAGTATTGCTTTTGAATCCGTTATTGATAATGATGTTATTGTAGTAAGCAATGATAATGTTTATAGTTCAGTGTTTATAGATAATGTTTCAATTTTTGAAGCAACTGCTACAGATCTGGAATTATCTTCACTTACTTCTAATATTGGACTTACAGCTGCCGAAACCGTAAAGGTGAAAGTTTATAATCATTCTCCGGTCGCCATAAGTAATATTCCGGTTTCTTATAAAATTAATGGAGGGGCAGAAGTAATTGAAACTATTCCCGGTCCTGTAAACCCACTTAGTGAAGTGACTTATGATTTCGTGCAAAAAGCAGATTTTTCTGTTCCGGGCGTATATAACGTAATCGGAAAAGTAAATTATCCGGATGATGCGGTTATTGCAAATAATACAATTAACAAAGTAGTTCAGAATGTTGGATCTGATATTGTAATGGGATCTAAAGCTTTGGAGACTACATGTTCAGCTATATTTACAGACGACGGAACCCGATATGGCAACTATGGAGATCAGCTTACAAAAGTTATAACTTTTAAACCAGATACAGCTGGTAGCAGTATCAATGTAAACTTTACTGATTTTGATTTGGAGCAGGATTATGACTATTTATATGTTTATAATGGTCCAACAACGAGTTCTCCTTTAATGGGAGCATTTACGGGAAGTAATTTACCTGCATCATTAACTTCGACAGCTACTGGAGGAGAACTTACTTTTAGATTTGTTTCAGATCAGATTGAAAACGGAAGAGGATGGGTTGCAGATATTACTTGTGTTGCGAAACCATTAGTTAATGATGCAGCTATAGCTTCTATTGTTACACCTGAGGTTTTAGGAAAAAAAACTAGTACTCATGATGTTACAATCAGAGTTACTAATTTAGGACCTAATGACTTGATAAATTATCCTGTATTTTATCAGGTAAATGGCGAAACAAAAGTTACCGATGTTGTTCCTGCAATTGGTGCTTATGCTACAGTTAGTTTTACTTTTGCAACCAAAGCAGATTTATCTACTATAGGTGCAACTTATACAATTAAAAGCGGGGTTGATGTAGCAGATGATAATGCTGCAAATGATACACGCGAAAAAATTGTTTACAATCGAAATGAGCTTCCAGTTCATACAAACACAGATGGATATGCAATTTCAAAATTAAAATGGAACGATGTTGTAAACAATTCCGGAACTACAGCTTATTCTGATTTTAAAAATATCAAAATTCCGGTATATGCTGGATTTACCTATCAGCCGGAAGTAACAATAACTAAACCGGAAACTCCGATTACAAGAGATCAGTCAGCAAGCGCAGTTGGAGTTTTTACAATGATCGTGATCGATTTAAATGGAGATGGTAATTTGACAGATGAATTTTATGCAGGAACATTCTGGGTTAATACAGTACCAGCTTCTGTATTGCCAATAATTGCATCAACAACAAGCACACATTATTTTAGAAATAATTTTACTTTGACAGGAGGGCTAACTATTCCTGCGGGTACAACTTCAGGTGAAAAATTGATGCGAGTAATACATATGTTCCGTTCTCCATCAGAATATTATAATGTTAATCTGGGACCAACTTTTGATGGGTTAACAAGTTCAAGAAGCGATTTTGAAGTAGAAGAATATACCATTAATGTGTTGCCTTATACAGCTGCTAATGCAAGTGTAGAAAGTATAGTAGCACCGATCAAACCGGGTAACGCACCAGTTTCTGTAACAGCTTTGATTCGTAATTATTCTAATACGGCAATTGCAAATTTCCCGGTAGCATACAGAATTAATAATGATGCAGAAGTAATTCAAAATTTCACTGCTTCAATTGCTGCAGGTGGAACTGCCAACTTTACATTTACTACAAAAGCTGATTTAGGTGTTCCCGGAGATTATACAATTGCAGTATATACAAAATTGCCTGGAGATACTGATCCTACAAACGACTCAAAATCAATATCACTTTCACATGCCGCAAATTATCCTGTAAATGTAACCGGAACTTTTGACGGAGTGAACGATTTTATAAAAACAGATGTTACACCAGCTTTAAATCTTACTAATAATTATACCTATGAGTTGTGGGTGAATCAAAGTAAACCATCAGTTTTTGGAAGACTTTTGGATAAGAGTACAGCACTGGTTTTTATACATAACAACAATAATTTAGCAACATATAAAGAAAACAGTTTAGTAATTTCTATTACAACCGCTGGTGGCTCTTATGTAATAAATACAGGGGTAAACTCTATCAAGCAAAACACATGGCACCATATTGCTTATTCAGTAAGTGCTGCTAATGTTTATGCTGTTTATATTGACGGAGTTTCAGTTCCTTTTACAAGTACTGGTACAGCTGGCGCGGCCGCTTCAAATTCGGGAGCAGCAGCCTATATTGGTAATAATGCAGGTTTGGCCCGCGGTTTAATAGGTAATATAGACGAAGTTCGTATATGGGCAGGAGTCCGAAATCAGGCAACAATTGCGGCAAATGCTATGACAAAATATGTTGGAAACGAACCTGGTTTATTGGCTTACTACTCGTTTTCAGAAGGAGATAAACAATTTGTTTACGATAGTACAATAAGCGATAATACCGCTGTAGTCACAAATGCAGACACCGATGGTGTAGGAGCAGGCAAATTCTGGAATAAACCAGTATTGTTGCAAAAAATAGAGTTTGCAAATCAGTTATCTTCATCTTATGATGCTGCGACCAAAACATTTTCAGTTCTGTTAAATGATGGAGCAGATATAACCACTGCAGTTGCTAATTATTCTTTAGGAATGAAAAGTATTGCAATAATAAATGGTATCACGCAAGTTAATGGAGTAACACCAAACGACTATACAAGCCCTGTTACTTTAACAGTAGCAGGTGTTGGGTTTAATACCGGAATTCTTGAAACCTATACTATTAAAGTAATTACAGGTTTGAGTAATGAAAGTAAATTGCTTACTTATGATTTTAAAACAGCTTCGAATCCTGGATTGGCTCAAGAAATTAATACAGATATTGTTGGAAACAATGCTAGCAAAACAGTACCATTTGGTTATAATGTCTCAAACCTAATAGCTGATTTTAGCGTTTCTCCGGGAGCAGAACTTTATGTAGATGGAGTAAAACAATTAAATTCAAAAGTAACTGCTTCAGATTATAGAAATAGCCTTTTTGTAACAGTAGTTTCAGAAAATAAACTTTCTCAGACCAATTATGCAGTTACAATTAATGCGAAAAATGCTGAGGCAAGTATTCTTAATTATACAGTCGCAAATCAGGTAGGGGCAACTGTGATTGATCCTATAGCGAAAACAGTAAAAGTTCTGGTAAACAACAATGCAAATTTAAGCGCTTTGGTTCCTAATTTTCAGCTTTCAGATTTTGCAACATTACGTATAGGGACCTATCTTCAAAATAGCGGGGTAACTACATTAAACTATACTGCTCCAGTTGTTTATAATGTAACGGCTCAAAACGGAACTATAGAATATTGGACAGTAACTATCGAGGCAGCTAAGCCAACGATTACTTTATTAGGTGATGCAATAGTTTCAATAGATAAAGGTTGTGTATTTACTGAGCCAGGCTATACTGCTACAGATAATTTAAATGCAGATATTAGTGCTTCAGTTATTGTTTCAGGTAGTGTTGATGTAAACACAACAGGACAATATGTAATAACCTATACCGCAAAAGATGCCTTGCAGAATCAATCTGTTGTTTCACGTACCGTAAATGTATCTGCTACAAATTGTACTTTAGGATTACCTGAGAACACTATTAAAGGTTTTGTATTGCATCCGAATCCAGTTGTAGAAGGTAAAGTATATATAGAAACAGCATCTGGTAGCTCAAAGAACATTTTAATATCTGATATGTCTGGTAAAAAACTGATTTCAGTTCAAACAGATAAAAAAGAAGTAAATGTTTCTGGTCTTTCAAGAGGAGTATATATAATAAAGGTAGAACAGGATGGGAACACAGCTATTCAAAAACTAATTATTAAATAA
- a CDS encoding DUF1569 domain-containing protein, with translation MKNIFDKEVCNDFINRINKLSPESEGLWGKMNVSQMLAHCNVSYEMVYDNIHSKPNAFMRFVLKSLVKNKVVDDKAYARNNGTAPQFIIKGDRNFDIEKKRLVAYITKTQELGEREFEGKESLSFGKLTSKEWSNMFSKHLEHHLSQFGV, from the coding sequence ATGAAAAATATTTTTGATAAAGAAGTCTGTAATGATTTTATAAATCGAATCAATAAACTTAGTCCGGAATCAGAAGGGCTTTGGGGTAAAATGAATGTTTCTCAAATGTTGGCGCATTGTAATGTGTCTTATGAAATGGTTTATGATAATATTCATTCTAAACCAAATGCTTTTATGAGGTTTGTCTTAAAATCGCTGGTAAAGAATAAGGTTGTTGATGACAAAGCATATGCCAGAAATAATGGAACTGCACCACAGTTTATAATTAAAGGAGATAGAAATTTTGATATCGAAAAGAAGCGGTTGGTTGCTTATATTACTAAAACACAAGAATTGGGAGAAAGAGAATTTGAAGGAAAAGAATCTCTTTCTTTTGGCAAATTAACGTCTAAAGAATGGAGTAATATGTTTAGTAAACATTTGGAACATCATTTGAGCCAATTTGGTGTTTAA
- a CDS encoding alpha/beta fold hydrolase → MSKKETNPTKSLKIPQFIIVSCKICAFISTKLVTTYAAKLFTTPIKHKIPKRELEMDTQSVQKTIHIPEIDKNIVTYHYGNSNRKIILVHGWSGRGTQLFKIADELLKNGYSTVSFDAPAHGKSKGKSTIMSEFIASILEIEKQFGPFEFAIGHSLGGMSVLNAIKDGLHVKKAIVIGSGDIVQDILDDFVSKLGLKQEISERLRDRFENKYQMKMDDFSAYRAAQKVKIPVLVVHDNDDPEVPVKAGIHIHQQLENGTLFLTDNLGHRKILGNHNVIKKTLDFIKTN, encoded by the coding sequence ATGTCAAAAAAGGAAACTAATCCTACTAAATCATTAAAAATTCCACAGTTTATTATTGTATCCTGTAAAATTTGCGCTTTTATTTCCACTAAACTAGTTACGACATATGCTGCGAAACTATTTACAACACCTATAAAACATAAGATTCCAAAACGAGAACTTGAAATGGACACTCAAAGTGTACAGAAAACAATTCATATTCCTGAAATAGATAAAAACATTGTAACTTATCATTACGGAAATAGTAACCGTAAAATTATATTAGTTCACGGCTGGTCTGGAAGAGGTACCCAGTTATTTAAAATAGCCGATGAACTTTTAAAAAATGGCTATTCAACTGTAAGTTTTGATGCACCTGCACATGGAAAATCAAAAGGCAAATCAACCATTATGTCTGAATTTATTGCTTCAATATTAGAAATTGAAAAGCAATTTGGCCCATTTGAATTTGCAATTGGTCACTCACTTGGCGGAATGTCTGTTCTAAATGCCATAAAAGATGGTTTACACGTAAAAAAAGCAATCGTAATTGGTAGTGGTGATATTGTTCAGGATATTCTAGATGACTTTGTTTCAAAATTAGGTTTAAAGCAAGAGATTAGCGAACGTCTTCGTGATCGTTTTGAAAATAAATATCAGATGAAAATGGATGACTTTTCTGCCTATAGAGCAGCACAAAAAGTAAAAATTCCAGTTTTAGTCGTTCACGATAATGATGATCCCGAAGTTCCCGTTAAAGCAGGAATTCACATTCACCAACAACTTGAGAATGGAACTTTGTTTTTAACTGATAATTTAGGACATAGAAAAATACTTGGAAATCATAATGTTATCAAAAAAACGTTAGATTTTATCAAAACCAACTAA
- a CDS encoding endonuclease III domain-containing protein codes for MDLFGETNNWEIKLEPILEKYKGKRHPLEYQNTYQLLVMVILSAQDSDANINKIAPVLFEKFPTLKSISETDHETFIPYISKVRNFGTKANWILEIARAIQNDDDIPLTMQGLTALKGVGRKSANVILRETGKPAEGIIADLHVIRVAPRIGIIKESKDGIKVEKDLMQVLPKSIWSEIGMAISFLGRETCRPKPKCEECLLADICLYYTTEVA; via the coding sequence ATGGATTTATTTGGAGAAACAAATAATTGGGAAATTAAATTAGAGCCCATTTTAGAGAAATATAAAGGAAAAAGACATCCTTTAGAATACCAAAATACATATCAATTATTAGTTATGGTAATTTTGTCTGCACAAGATTCTGATGCTAATATTAATAAAATTGCACCGGTACTATTTGAGAAATTTCCAACCTTAAAAAGTATATCCGAGACAGATCATGAGACATTTATACCTTACATAAGTAAGGTTAGAAACTTTGGAACAAAAGCAAACTGGATATTAGAAATTGCAAGAGCAATTCAAAATGATGACGATATTCCTTTAACAATGCAAGGATTAACAGCTTTAAAAGGAGTTGGACGAAAATCGGCCAATGTAATTTTAAGAGAAACTGGCAAACCAGCCGAAGGTATAATTGCAGATTTACACGTCATTCGTGTAGCACCAAGAATTGGGATAATAAAAGAAAGTAAGGACGGAATTAAAGTTGAAAAAGATTTAATGCAGGTATTACCAAAAAGCATTTGGTCTGAGATTGGCATGGCAATATCTTTTTTGGGAAGAGAAACCTGCAGACCAAAACCTAAATGTGAGGAATGTCTTTTAGCTGATATTTGTCTCTATTATACCACAGAAGTAGCTTAA
- a CDS encoding glycogen synthase, protein MEIFHLSAECYPMAKVGGLADVVGALPKYQTNAGHQIRVVVPGYDTKFRKENDFECVHWGNVKLGNFDFPFSVLKEASDKLGYELYLIEIKELFDRPNVYGYEDDIERFLSFQIASLDWIMARGKAPDIINCHDHHTGVVPFLVKYAYKYESLRNVKTTITIHNGLYQGWFGFDKLYYLPEFDLIHVRFLEWNHSINSLAVGVKCAHAVTTVSPSYLNEINYAANGLESLFNSVRNKSRGILNGIDIEVWDPSRDKMIEHHYSIETFEMGKQINKEKLCEQFELDPTKPLFSFIGRLFEEKGGDLLPQASALALSENFENINILILGSGNAEIEAQLTQLRNDYKGNYNVFIGYNEELAHLIYAGSDYILMPSRVEPCGLNQMYAMRYGTIPIVRRTGGLRDTVIDFGDEGNGVCHDQASVGDICYSINRAVGLYEDKINFNKVLKRGMSADHSWESVCQEYIEIYNLIIQQNEV, encoded by the coding sequence ATGGAAATATTTCATTTAAGTGCAGAATGTTACCCAATGGCAAAAGTTGGTGGTTTGGCTGATGTCGTTGGCGCATTGCCTAAATATCAGACAAATGCAGGTCATCAGATAAGAGTTGTTGTCCCAGGTTATGATACAAAATTTAGGAAAGAAAATGATTTTGAATGTGTTCATTGGGGAAATGTGAAACTAGGAAATTTTGATTTTCCATTTAGCGTTTTAAAAGAGGCTTCTGATAAACTGGGTTATGAATTGTATTTGATAGAAATCAAAGAATTATTTGACAGGCCAAATGTTTATGGGTATGAAGATGATATTGAACGTTTTTTATCTTTTCAGATTGCAAGTTTAGATTGGATTATGGCTCGTGGTAAAGCTCCCGATATTATCAATTGTCATGATCATCATACAGGAGTAGTCCCTTTTTTAGTGAAGTATGCTTATAAATATGAAAGTTTACGAAATGTAAAAACAACGATTACCATTCATAACGGTTTATATCAAGGTTGGTTTGGCTTTGATAAGTTATATTATCTGCCAGAATTTGATTTAATTCATGTGAGGTTTTTAGAATGGAATCATTCAATTAATTCGCTGGCAGTTGGAGTGAAATGTGCACATGCTGTTACTACTGTTTCTCCAAGTTATCTAAATGAGATTAATTATGCCGCAAATGGTTTGGAATCGCTTTTTAATTCGGTTCGAAATAAATCAAGAGGAATTTTAAACGGAATTGATATAGAAGTCTGGGATCCATCAAGAGATAAAATGATTGAGCATCATTACTCTATTGAAACTTTTGAAATGGGAAAACAAATAAATAAAGAAAAGCTTTGTGAGCAATTTGAATTAGACCCAACAAAACCATTATTTAGTTTTATCGGACGGTTATTCGAAGAAAAAGGAGGCGATTTATTACCACAAGCATCTGCATTAGCATTATCTGAAAATTTTGAGAATATTAATATCCTGATTTTAGGATCGGGAAATGCTGAAATAGAAGCACAACTAACGCAATTGCGAAATGACTATAAAGGCAACTACAATGTTTTTATTGGTTATAATGAAGAATTAGCGCATTTAATTTATGCGGGATCGGATTATATTCTAATGCCTTCCAGAGTAGAGCCATGCGGTTTGAATCAGATGTATGCCATGAGATATGGGACAATACCAATTGTTAGAAGAACAGGAGGATTACGTGATACGGTAATTGATTTTGGAGATGAAGGAAATGGAGTTTGCCACGATCAGGCTTCGGTTGGAGATATTTGTTATTCGATAAATCGTGCAGTAGGGTTGTATGAAGATAAAATAAATTTCAATAAAGTTTTAAAAAGAGGAATGTCAGCAGATCATTCCTGGGAAAGTGTTTGCCAAGAATATATCGAAATATACAACTTAATAATTCAGCAAAATGAAGTTTAA